A region of the Lycium barbarum isolate Lr01 chromosome 1, ASM1917538v2, whole genome shotgun sequence genome:
GGGTCGGTTGGTAGATAGtcgaaattatcccgggattaatTTATACCATCTATTGgaattattttatatcatctaaaagatggtataaataatctcagtataagtgggataagaaggtataagctgggatatctcagcactaatttttgtaccatgtttggtactaggtataaatttatcccaggataaatttataccttctaccaaacatggtataaaaattagtgctggataaatttataccttctatcaaacatgatataaaaattagtgctggataaatttataccttctaccaaacatgatacaaaaattagtgctggataTCCTaacttataccttctaccaaacgaccccttatagcTTACTCGTGGTTTTAATAGAACTTTGTGCAACATAAAGTCAATAATATAATGCACGTACTGTGGCAAGAAATGGACCACGCATAAAAGCCAAACGGTATACTATGTTTTCTTAGAAACAGTTCTGAGGCCACTGATTTTAGGAAATTAACAACACCCTAACATAGTTACATACTTCATCGTCAGAAGGCAGTTTAAGCTGGCTTTCCCTTGCGTTAAGAGATGTACAAAATATGACTCCCTCCGTTTAATTTAATTGGGCACCCTTcaattttgcgatttagagcacaTATACCTCTCGTTACAAAAGTaatgtatatatacccctgccgttataaaatgatgtaaatatacccctgccgttacaaatgGGGCAAATATACTCCTGCCAAAATGTTACAAATATATCCTTTTCTCTgacggaatttaaaaaaaaaaaaagcatttaggttattttttaattaaaaaaatgtcacgtgactttaaaaaaaagtctacccatctttttttagtagacatacttttctaaagctTTTTTTCTATGCGGGTTGCCGTTCTtttgtggtggtctttaatttttgcccctcaaaaaaatgccacgtgactttaaaaaaaaatctacccatctttttttagtagacatacttttctaaagctttttttctatgcggattgcccttcttttgtggtggtctttaatttttgcccctcaaattggtggtctttaatatttgtccttcgcttaatacCCAGAGGTCCTGTGTTTGAACCAAgtctcagtcaaaaaaaaaaaaaatcgcaagtcaTAAGTTAGGATTCGCAAGGCGGAAGTTGGGATTCGCAAGCCATAAGTTGgattgccttaaggcaaaattttagccaaaattaggccttaaggcagaggtctGCAAAATTCcagtaaaataattttttttcttttttgccttaaggcagagtttgaaccCAACGTATGCCTTAACGGGTTCAACTTATGCCCTGCGAATCCTAACttatgccttgcaatttttttattttttttaaatttttcacTGAGCGAGGGTTCGAAACTGGAACCAAGAGGGTtgtagcgaagggcaaaaattaaagaccatttatttgagggacaaaaattaaagatcacccgcAGCGAAGGGCAATCTTGCGCCCTTCTAAAgacacatagtaatttttttttggtgggtcgggtctggttcatttaaaaaatatctccgtaactttaaaaaaataagtctacccatctTTTTAAACTAATCAAACCCGACCTAgcagaaaaaaaattactatgcgactttagaaaagtatgtctactaaaaaaaatgggtagacttttttttttttaaagtcacgtggcatttttttaattaaaaaataacctaaatgatttttttaaaatctcGTCAGCGAAAAGAGTATATTTGTACCATTTTGTAACAGCAGGGGTATATTTGTACCATTTTGTTACGGCAGgaatatatacaccacttttgtaacgagaaatatatctgctctaaatcgcaaagttgaggggtatatttgcacctttgccctatTTTATTTGACCCATAGTGACTTGACACTCGTCTTAAGAAAGTATTTATCAGAGGTTTATTATACTAAATTAACCTTATTAATTatgttttgaaaatttaaatttgaCTACTTATACTATACATAATTATTTAATGATAAGAGTAGTGTTGGATGAAAATAATAAATTTCTCTTGCTAATAGACAAAAACTAATACTAATAATCTATTTTTAGTATAAGGGGGCCAAATAAAAATATGCTCTCGTCTATCTGGGAGCATGTTTTTCGAGGAAATGAAGTTAATGAACCTGCTAACTTGGCTAGATTAATTTCAATAGCGTACGAGCGTGAAATTAATCATGTGATTCTAATTACTGATCTAATATTACACTTGTTAATCAGCAAAATATGGGGGGAATGATTAAAATCCATTTTACAAATCATTGACAATTTGGACATGATTGATTATGCTTTTGAGTTTATTCCAATTTCATCCGGACATTCTTCTTAAACGCGGAACTTAATTAATGATTTTAAACAATCATTCACGGAACTTAATTAATGATTGACTATATAGGCCCTAGTTTCTTGCAGCATTAAACATAATAATTACTCAAATGATCAAGATACAAATTTTTTTAGAATCCATATAGTTTGTAtcttttttgtttcattttattATGCATTTAGTTGATGTAAAATCATTTCCAGTTGATTGGGTTTCTGATTTTGATCTTTGTCCAAGTTAGGCGAAAATTACCACGAGGAGGTTTTGACAAAATCAGGTCTTACCCTATAAGGTATTGACAGCTTTACTTTGCATTAAGGACCTCAATCTCTCTCGAAAtttacttagagcccgtttggattggcttataagttacttataagttgttttcagtttttttgagtgtttgactggccagcttaaaattattttgtgcttaaaataaactcaaaaaaataattgggcccatttgacttagcttatctaaagcagcttataagctgaaaacagtttataagccaaaaaaaataagttagactaccccaacttattttgtTTAGCTTATaagcagcttataggcataagtccatccaaacaggctcttagtaggcgtttggacatgcgatttcatcttatgagatgaaatctcaaatcatccaaaaaggcatgatttgggatttgaaatcatgatttcaaaaaatataaatgtaaaatttgacccataagttggtagatatatttgtcaatcatgtttaccaatcatttgtattaaatattaatcaatttaccaatcatgtttatcatgtgagaggattatattaaagagtagttatactactattgatgttaaattttcctttttattgaactaaagtttgatcaattgatgttgtattttttagaaaggtcttctagtagcgtattaatttatTATGagctatgatttactcatttggtaagattgtataagaattggaaaatttttaataatttttataatttatagagtttttatgtttataaaaagaattgcaacttaagaaatccaaattataTGTTCAAATATGATTTTATGTCAAACGTCTGCTTAGCATTCAACTATCAAGTACACCCAAAAAAATGTGCCTGGATGTTTCTGCCAGAGGAGGTTTCCAAGTAGATTACCAGCCCAAAAAGCAAACTATTTGCTTTTTACAAACCACTACAATAAATAGCTGTAATTAAATAATAAAGTTGAAAGAGAAAGGTATAGACTAAATAACATATGTTCCCActtatatgaaaataataagatgGTTTTGCTTTAGGAAAATTGGCAGAATTGTTAGTGCCTAAGTCAATTGCGGCATTTCTTGGGCTAAAATTGAAAAATAGCCACTTCTCGGTCTCAATAAATAAAAAACAGTCACAACCATAAACTTTTAGATTTTACTGGTGAAATTTCATGGAGATATCATAGTAGGGTTGTTCAAAATCGAACCGTAACCGATAATCCAACCGCAAAATTGGCTTATTGGTTTATTGGTAATGGGTTATCGGATTAACGGTTGGTGAACGGATTCAAATTTTATTGTTAATGGCTTATCGGTGCGGGGGCGGATTACTCAATTTTCTTATCGGGTTaaccgttaacccgttaagacttgccatatttatatttttaccccCAAATATATAAAGTATCTATTATAAATCTTAAATCTAAAGGCTATTGAGTATCTTATTTCACTTCTTATCTATTCACCTTTGTTAAGGGAAATAGAAAGAGAGATTCATGGCAAAGAAAAACACTAGTCATGTGTTAATGGTCACTTTGTTGATGGTAATATTCATGGCAATTTGCCTTTACAGTGGCAATGACTATTTTACGGAGTGCAGAGGCTACTGTCGGAAAGGCTATAGGAGACAATATGGAGTATTTTTTGTCCCAATGACTGCTGCCATAAAACGTTGATAATTAAAAGATTTCGTCGATAGAAATTAGTGAAGATGTTGTGATTTTAATTCTTATTGTCTCTTAGATTAAGCCGATACACCGTCCGATAACCGTTCGATAATTGCTAACCcgataccgaaccaaccgatatcttatcggttggctagcggattagtacATTTAATAGCCGATAACCGATAAGCCAAACCGTTAAGCGTAATTATCCGTCCAATTCGCCCGATAAGCAGCCCTATATCATAGGGTTTCATCTTTGAATTCTGAAATTACTTAACAGTAATTATTTTTTAACGACATTAACTCGAAAGCAATCCGTGGGCATTAGAGCATTTTtcttgggcaatttgcacgaatATCCTTCATTGGGGGTGggctttaatttttatccctcaaatcagtggtctttaatttttgcccttcgctacaAGCCTCTTAGTTCcaggttcgaatccccgctcagtcaaaaattaaaaaaaaatcgcaaggcataagttgggattcACAGGACATAAATTGGGTCCAACTTATGCCTGttgggtttcaaactctgccttaaggcaaaaaaaacaaaaattgctGAAATTTTGCAAACCtcggccttaaggcctaacttggggcaaaagttaggccttaaagcAGAGATTTGCCTTAAGAGCTAATTTTGAGTAAATGTTTACCTTAAGGCAaacttctgccttaaggcataagttggaCCCAACTGATGTCTTGCAAATCCCAACTTCTGTCATGCAAATCCCAACTTATAGCTTGCGAATTTTATTTTATTGGTTGAGCCTGGGTTCGAACCCAAGTCCTCTGGGGGTTAAGCGaaggcaaatattaaagaccaccaatttgagggtcgaaattaaagaccacccaaaagaagggaaatccgcgcaaaaaaatacATTCTCTTTGACATGGTGCAAGAGTTCTAGCTAGGGGtgttcacggtttggttaaaaGCTGATCCAAACtgaaaatcgaaccaaaccgattaAAGAAAGCGATATTTATTTGGGTtgggtttgatttggttttaaatttttaaaaaccgaCAATATTTGGTTTAGTTTTTGGTTTTACGAAAAGTGAACCGAAGAAAAAACCGAACTAAACTGacaaattttatacataatttttattatttatatatatatacaatatattaattttaatttttatactTTTTCagcaaaaaaattatttactcTAATAATAGGCTATTGAATTTTATACCTTAAGCCCATTTCTATAAACAAATCCATGAATTCAAACTCTTTTGTTCAAAGAAACAACTTTGAAATTTACctatatttattttttgtatttcttataaaaCTTCACTTAATTAAAACTTATAAATCCTAAGATATTTCTTTCATAGTCCAAGAATATTATAGCTACcacaataaaagggtaataacgaattataagttaaaaaaaggATAGAAAATTCTCTCATAATTGTAAGAAAAAAACATGAAAGAGGGAAATAACGTTGATTTTCTAAAAACCGGAAAACCGACCCTAACCGACTACAACCAAACTGATGaatatgtattatatttggtttggttttaagtattttaaaaaccgactagaatgatttggttttggtttaacccaaaaccgacccaaaccgaccTGGCTTGTGTTGGACCAACTTAAATACTGTAGAGTGTAGCTAGTTGCTATTGACGTGTCACGCGTGATACTGTCTAAATGATATTCCAAGTATTTTTCGTTTTACATGAAAACAAACTTTAATTTACAATTTTTCTTTCCCAATATAAAGAGGTCGCATGAAGTGAAAAAATAATCCAAACTCCAATTTCTAGGTTTGATAGGCAGTTATTCAGTTAATGTTGAATCTACTCCTATTAACATTACATTTTCTCTTGCGCTCGAAGGACGGAATAAATTTTAACTTAGCTTGCTAACCTCGTCCAATATAAGATGCTTTACTTCAACTTGTAATAATTTCCAATGTACCTTTTTGCATTTCTTACTTCTCGAGATTCCACTTATTGTTGTATTTCTtattttcaagaagaagaaaaaaaaaagggaggggggggggggggggggggagatgggCCGGCAAAGTACTCGGCAATCAAATTAAGCGACAGAGTTTTAAATTGCAAAATTTCAGGACTTCGGCAATCAGTCTTGAATATATTATTATAGCATATGAAACAGTTTAGAAGGAAGGATATCATTAGATTTATGTTCTACCATCAGGTTTTTTTCGATCTTCTTCTAAAGATTTCCCGCAACAATAAGAAAAGTAAATAAAAAATACTCTCAAAAACATTAAGCAAAGGCAGAAGCCTCTCTTCTCAAATCTGTGTAGAACCTTGAAATGAATTCGTCAGCTTTCTCATCTACATGGCTAATGCCACCTTCAGCATCTCTTAGAGGAAAAGGAGAGTCAGTGACCCTTAATTGCCTCACTGTTGGAGTTCTCCCAAACCCAGGCAATGCAGGTGACGCCGTTTCACTCTGAAGCATTTCCAGTGCCTTCAACACGGCAGAATTCATCATTAAAACGTCGTCGTGTTCAATGGCAGGAGCATCGTGAGTATGCTTATTGCGTTTGTTGAGGTTGAAGGGGAGGTGGAAAGCTGGGCTGTTACTACAGCTGAATTCGTAGTACTCTTTGGAAGATGATTGGTGGCCTTGGGTATAATGGCCGTGGAACATGAGATTTTGAAAGGCAGCTTTGCTAGCAATTTTGCCACGTTTCATAAATAAGTTGAGATCAAACATTAATTTTCTCTTTGATAACCCTTTTCTCAGCATGAAATAAGCTACGCGGACCGTCTTCCAGAACTTTTTTGCTATAACTGGCAATTTTTGATCCATTTTTCTATCTAAATCTCTCTATATATTCACGTGcactcttcctttttttttttttgggattctGAG
Encoded here:
- the LOC132620091 gene encoding uncharacterized protein LOC132620091, whose product is MDQKLPVIAKKFWKTVRVAYFMLRKGLSKRKLMFDLNLFMKRGKIASKAAFQNLMFHGHYTQGHQSSSKEYYEFSCSNSPAFHLPFNLNKRNKHTHDAPAIEHDDVLMMNSAVLKALEMLQSETASPALPGFGRTPTVRQLRVTDSPFPLRDAEGGISHVDEKADEFISRFYTDLRREASAFA